In Sinorhizobium fredii, one DNA window encodes the following:
- a CDS encoding aldo/keto reductase — MSEHSLPKRRLGRSGFDITPVGFGAWAIGGPDWGWGWGTQDDAQSIAAIRHALARGINWIDTAPVYGLGHSEEIVREALSTIPRSERPLVFTKAGLVWDPEKRNALPARIGDAKSLRREVEDSLRRLDVEVIDLYQMHWPANDGTPIEEYWATFADLKAEGKVRSIGLSNHNRELLQRAATVAPVDVVQPPFSAIKRGFAEEGLPWVRAHGSGVLAYSPLQSGLLTGAFTPSRARALPGNDWRSRDEEFAGEALYRNLAFADGLRPIAARHRTTVAAVAAAWVLAWPGITGAIIGARKPEHIDGWIDAATIALSPRDLDDIEDMLLATRAGSGPTRPDLSEAA, encoded by the coding sequence ATGAGCGAACACTCCTTGCCGAAGCGCAGGCTCGGCCGCAGCGGATTCGACATCACACCGGTTGGCTTTGGCGCCTGGGCCATCGGCGGTCCCGACTGGGGTTGGGGCTGGGGGACGCAGGACGATGCCCAGTCGATCGCGGCTATCCGCCATGCGCTTGCGCGCGGCATCAACTGGATCGACACGGCCCCGGTCTACGGTCTCGGCCATTCCGAGGAGATCGTGCGGGAGGCACTCTCGACGATCCCGAGATCCGAACGTCCGCTGGTGTTTACCAAGGCCGGTCTCGTCTGGGACCCCGAAAAGCGCAATGCCCTTCCCGCCCGTATCGGTGATGCAAAGTCTTTGCGTCGCGAGGTCGAGGATTCGCTGCGGCGCCTCGATGTCGAGGTCATCGACCTATACCAGATGCACTGGCCGGCCAATGACGGTACGCCGATAGAGGAATACTGGGCCACCTTTGCCGACCTTAAGGCGGAGGGCAAGGTCAGGTCCATCGGGCTTTCGAACCACAATAGGGAACTGTTGCAGCGCGCCGCGACGGTTGCCCCCGTCGACGTGGTGCAGCCGCCCTTCTCCGCCATCAAGCGCGGATTCGCCGAGGAGGGCCTGCCATGGGTGCGGGCGCATGGCAGCGGCGTCCTTGCCTACAGTCCCCTGCAGTCGGGCCTGCTCACCGGTGCTTTTACTCCGTCACGCGCTCGCGCTCTGCCCGGGAACGACTGGCGGTCGCGCGACGAAGAGTTTGCAGGGGAGGCACTCTACCGCAATCTTGCCTTCGCGGATGGGCTCAGGCCGATTGCGGCGCGGCACCGCACCACCGTTGCGGCGGTCGCGGCCGCCTGGGTTCTCGCCTGGCCCGGGATCACGGGCGCCATCATCGGAGCGCGCAAGCCGGAGCACATTGACGGCTGGATCGACGCTGCAACAATCGCCCTTTCGCCCCGCGACCTCGACGATATCGAAGACATGCTTCTCGCGACGCGGGCCGGCAGCGGGCCGACACGTCCCGATCTCTCGGAGGCGGCATGA
- a CDS encoding carbohydrate ABC transporter permease, protein MTAFAADALRLGETRRTTRRTILPARLGRALWIAPIILALSVTTLYPTVFLLALAFSKSTLGKPFRGFVGIKHFATTLQDPLFLSAIGRSVAYALSTSLLQLALGFVIALLFTSLLKAGRFLMSLVLLPLMTPPVMVGVAWKLILAPAGGLLNGTLIKYGVIPEPISFLGHPLLAWLAIALADLWQWTPFIVILCFAALSTIPEGVHEAALVDGANAWQRFRHITLPLVAAPLSSIYLLKLILSFKLFDLVYILTFGGPGFATTSAGFSIYRRAIEQFDVGRAAAETIVYGLVIGLATLPVVRLHQHFERRES, encoded by the coding sequence ATGACCGCCTTCGCCGCCGATGCCCTGCGGCTTGGCGAAACCCGCCGCACTACGCGCCGGACCATCCTTCCGGCGCGGCTGGGCCGGGCGCTGTGGATCGCGCCGATCATCCTCGCACTGAGCGTCACGACGCTTTACCCCACCGTCTTCCTGCTGGCACTCGCCTTCAGCAAAAGCACGCTCGGAAAGCCGTTCCGCGGCTTCGTCGGCATCAAGCATTTCGCGACGACCTTACAGGATCCGCTCTTCCTCTCGGCGATCGGAAGAAGCGTCGCCTATGCGCTTTCAACATCGCTGCTGCAACTCGCGCTCGGCTTCGTGATCGCGCTTCTTTTCACCTCCCTTTTGAAGGCGGGTCGTTTCCTGATGAGCCTCGTGCTGCTGCCGCTGATGACGCCGCCGGTGATGGTCGGCGTCGCCTGGAAGCTCATTCTCGCGCCAGCCGGAGGGCTCTTGAACGGTACTTTGATCAAATACGGGGTAATCCCCGAACCGATTTCCTTCCTCGGCCATCCCTTGCTCGCCTGGCTGGCGATCGCCCTCGCCGACCTCTGGCAATGGACGCCGTTCATCGTCATTCTCTGCTTTGCGGCGCTCTCGACAATCCCGGAAGGCGTCCACGAGGCAGCACTCGTCGACGGCGCCAATGCCTGGCAACGCTTCCGGCACATCACGCTCCCGCTCGTCGCCGCACCGCTCTCGTCGATCTACCTTCTGAAACTCATCCTCTCGTTCAAGCTCTTCGACCTCGTCTACATCCTGACTTTCGGCGGACCCGGTTTTGCGACGACATCGGCCGGCTTTTCCATCTACCGGCGGGCGATCGAGCAGTTCGACGTCGGCCGTGCGGCGGCCGAGACGATCGTCTACGGCCTCGTCATAGGCTTGGCGACGCTGCCGGTCGTCCGCCTGCATCAGCATTTCGAAAGGCGGGAATCATGA
- a CDS encoding carbohydrate ABC transporter permease, with amino-acid sequence MRLGTRHLWLAMATAPIVGFFALPILYLVAVSFKTKDDVLSGNFWPTVPTLANWPGAFEAAGIAGFIFNSVAVSVLGGLLTIALALPSSYAVLRLKIGGRWLADLTLSSYMAPPIVALIPLFFLLKAAGLLNTRAGLVLVYGFANVPVAFWLLTPFLRRTPIEIEQAAAMDGAGPLRTLLQIVAPIIAPGIVATLIIVTVLSYNEFLFASAFTFSDATRTLPVGISLFQGDRLVNFGQMAAASLAGIAPVYLIALFMQRYLISGLAHGGVK; translated from the coding sequence ATGAGGCTCGGCACTCGACATCTTTGGCTGGCCATGGCCACGGCACCAATCGTCGGCTTCTTCGCCCTGCCCATCCTCTATCTCGTCGCCGTTTCCTTCAAGACCAAGGACGATGTACTGAGCGGCAATTTCTGGCCGACAGTGCCGACACTGGCGAACTGGCCCGGCGCGTTCGAAGCGGCTGGCATTGCGGGTTTCATATTCAATTCCGTCGCGGTTTCCGTGCTTGGCGGCCTCCTCACTATCGCATTGGCGTTACCCTCGTCCTATGCGGTGTTGCGGCTCAAGATTGGCGGCAGGTGGCTGGCGGACCTGACGCTTTCGAGCTATATGGCGCCGCCCATCGTCGCCTTGATCCCTCTCTTCTTCCTGCTAAAGGCAGCCGGGCTTCTCAACACGCGCGCCGGCCTCGTCCTCGTTTACGGCTTCGCCAACGTGCCCGTCGCCTTCTGGCTTCTGACGCCCTTCCTGCGCCGGACGCCGATCGAGATCGAGCAGGCGGCCGCGATGGACGGTGCGGGACCGCTTCGCACGCTTCTTCAGATCGTCGCCCCAATCATCGCACCCGGCATCGTGGCGACGCTGATCATCGTAACCGTGCTGTCCTATAACGAATTCCTCTTCGCCTCCGCCTTCACTTTTTCCGATGCAACGCGAACGCTGCCAGTCGGCATCTCGCTCTTCCAGGGCGACAGGCTGGTGAATTTCGGCCAGATGGCAGCGGCCTCGCTCGCCGGCATCGCCCCGGTCTACCTGATCGCGCTCTTCATGCAGCGCTATTTGATCAGCGGGCTCGCACATGGCGGCGTGAAGTAA
- the tauA gene encoding taurine ABC transporter substrate-binding protein: MNLKSLITAIVAAAGSLSMAAAADAADKKVVVAYQTDALPSSVAIANGDFAKSTGYDIDFRKFNSGAEIFAAIASGDVQVGYVGSSPFAAAASRGLDVKAFYLSSISGIDEALVVRNGSGIESLNDLKGKKLAAAPVSTDHYQLLALIKSLGLTEKDVQVFAIPQPEIVAAFNRGDIDGGFVWDPALTELKKNGKVLVTSRDVADKGAATFSAWVATSQFAADNPDFLKSFASVINKYYASYASAEGAWSAKSENAKSLAKLLGGTPEQHAAALKNLSLLTPEVQASHAWLGGGDKSGAAKILKETAAFLKDQGKVSEVLPNYGDFVTADALTSVSN; encoded by the coding sequence ATGAATCTGAAGAGTCTTATCACTGCAATCGTGGCCGCTGCCGGCAGCCTCTCGATGGCTGCCGCCGCTGATGCCGCCGACAAGAAGGTGGTCGTCGCCTACCAGACGGATGCGCTGCCCTCCTCTGTGGCCATAGCCAATGGCGACTTCGCCAAGTCCACAGGCTACGACATCGATTTCCGCAAGTTCAATTCGGGCGCCGAAATCTTCGCCGCCATCGCCTCCGGCGATGTGCAGGTCGGCTATGTCGGGTCCAGCCCCTTCGCGGCTGCGGCTTCGCGGGGTCTTGACGTAAAGGCGTTTTATCTTTCCTCCATCTCCGGGATCGACGAAGCTCTGGTGGTCCGCAACGGGTCGGGCATAGAAAGTCTGAACGATCTCAAAGGCAAGAAGCTTGCGGCTGCACCTGTCTCAACAGACCACTACCAGCTTCTGGCACTGATCAAGTCACTCGGCCTCACGGAAAAGGACGTTCAGGTCTTTGCAATTCCGCAGCCTGAGATCGTCGCCGCCTTTAACCGCGGCGATATCGATGGCGGCTTCGTCTGGGATCCGGCGCTCACCGAACTGAAAAAGAACGGCAAGGTGCTCGTCACCTCCAGGGATGTGGCCGACAAGGGCGCGGCAACGTTCTCGGCCTGGGTGGCGACGTCACAGTTTGCGGCCGACAATCCGGACTTCTTGAAGAGCTTCGCCTCGGTCATCAACAAATACTATGCCTCCTATGCGTCCGCCGAAGGCGCATGGAGCGCCAAAAGCGAAAACGCCAAGTCGCTCGCCAAATTGCTCGGCGGTACCCCAGAACAGCATGCGGCCGCATTGAAAAATCTCTCGTTGCTGACGCCTGAGGTTCAGGCTTCGCACGCCTGGCTCGGCGGCGGAGATAAGTCCGGTGCGGCCAAGATCCTGAAAGAAACGGCCGCTTTCCTGAAGGATCAGGGGAAGGTCTCCGAGGTGCTGCCGAACTACGGTGACTTCGTCACTGCCGACGCGCTGACAAGCGTGAGCAACTGA
- a CDS encoding taurine ABC transporter ATP-binding protein, whose amino-acid sequence MLKVDHASVFFAARDGQTVHALDRVSFEIPESGFIVALGASGCGKSTLLNAIAGFLPLSDGAIILDGRPVRGPGADRGVVFQKDALLPWKTVIDNVALGLKFAGVSKGERRARAHELLRLVGLGEFAKALPYELSGGMRQRVGIARALATEPDILLMDEPFGALDSLTREQMQELLISIWHKAAKRIFFITHSIEEALFLGTQVLVMSPRPGRVVARFDLDFVRRFAETGDARSIKSSPEFAGLREEIRAILHSAEDFRSAA is encoded by the coding sequence ATGCTTAAAGTCGATCACGCCAGTGTCTTCTTCGCGGCGCGCGACGGCCAGACCGTCCATGCGCTTGACCGCGTGTCTTTTGAAATTCCCGAGAGCGGCTTTATCGTCGCCCTCGGCGCCTCAGGATGCGGCAAGTCGACATTGCTCAACGCGATTGCCGGATTCCTACCTCTGTCGGATGGCGCCATCATCCTGGATGGGCGACCTGTTCGCGGTCCTGGCGCCGACCGTGGGGTGGTTTTCCAGAAGGACGCGCTTCTCCCGTGGAAGACGGTGATCGACAATGTCGCACTTGGTCTGAAATTCGCGGGCGTGAGTAAAGGCGAGCGCAGGGCACGCGCGCATGAACTGCTTCGGCTGGTCGGCCTCGGTGAATTCGCCAAGGCCCTGCCCTATGAACTGTCCGGCGGCATGCGCCAGCGGGTGGGCATTGCGCGCGCCCTCGCTACCGAACCCGACATCCTTCTGATGGATGAACCTTTCGGCGCCCTCGATAGTCTGACGCGCGAGCAGATGCAGGAACTATTGATCTCCATCTGGCACAAAGCAGCAAAGCGGATCTTCTTCATCACCCACTCGATCGAAGAGGCTCTTTTCCTTGGGACTCAGGTCCTGGTCATGTCTCCACGGCCGGGCCGCGTCGTTGCCCGCTTCGATCTCGACTTCGTCCGCCGCTTTGCCGAGACCGGAGATGCACGATCGATCAAGTCGTCGCCAGAATTCGCGGGTCTGCGCGAAGAAATACGGGCCATTCTTCACAGCGCCGAAGATTTCAGGAGCGCGGCATGA
- a CDS encoding ABC transporter permease subunit — MSDIVQTTTVSSAGTRPAPKLVKMVSFGVGEKPTIVISVATALAVAALWWVVAELDLVPHLFLPSPREVLTQAGVLYYDGYAGASLSEHIFASLLRIVLAASIAIAAGIPLGLLMGLNRWAKGILDTPIEFYWPLPPLSYLPLMIIWLGIGETSKITLLVLAMFAPVCLSAQAGVRSLPIERVNAARSLGARRIELFTDIVLPSALPEILTGVRIAVGIGWGTLVAAELIASTRGIGFMIMSAAQFLATDVVFVGIGIIAICAFAFSATIRFIEAVLLPWKGKL, encoded by the coding sequence ATGAGCGACATTGTCCAGACGACCACTGTTTCATCCGCTGGGACGAGGCCGGCGCCAAAGCTTGTCAAAATGGTAAGCTTCGGCGTAGGCGAGAAACCCACAATCGTCATAAGCGTTGCGACTGCTCTCGCAGTTGCAGCTCTATGGTGGGTCGTCGCCGAGCTCGACCTGGTCCCGCATCTTTTTCTGCCGAGCCCTCGGGAGGTTCTGACCCAAGCGGGCGTACTCTATTATGACGGCTATGCGGGCGCATCCCTGTCCGAGCACATCTTTGCAAGCCTCTTGCGCATCGTCCTGGCGGCGTCGATCGCTATCGCGGCAGGAATTCCCTTAGGCCTGCTCATGGGCCTAAACCGCTGGGCGAAGGGTATCTTGGACACGCCGATCGAGTTCTACTGGCCACTGCCGCCTCTCTCCTATCTGCCACTGATGATCATTTGGCTCGGCATTGGTGAAACGTCGAAAATAACGCTGCTGGTGCTGGCGATGTTTGCACCGGTCTGCCTGTCTGCTCAGGCGGGCGTCCGTTCATTACCCATCGAGCGCGTCAATGCGGCCCGATCGCTGGGCGCTCGCAGGATTGAACTCTTCACCGACATCGTGTTGCCGTCAGCCCTGCCTGAAATACTGACCGGCGTGAGGATCGCAGTCGGTATAGGATGGGGCACACTCGTGGCCGCCGAGCTGATCGCCTCGACACGCGGAATCGGTTTCATGATCATGTCCGCTGCACAGTTTCTTGCCACCGACGTTGTCTTCGTCGGGATCGGCATCATCGCGATCTGCGCCTTTGCCTTCTCCGCCACCATCCGGTTTATCGAAGCCGTCCTCCTTCCTTGGAAGGGAAAGCTGTAA
- a CDS encoding potassium transporter Kup: MTASMDHAPAQANNLRQFLVLTLGSVGVVYGDIGTSPLYAFREALRPFAAGGVERGEVIGLISLMLWTLTIIVTCKYVLFLLRADNDGEGGMLALLALLMKKAPRQTTIMLMAGILGAALFIGDAMITPALSVLSAVEGLKLVTPAFQDYVLPISVAIIVLLFAIQSRGTAAVSNLFGPITLLWFLAMGAAGIAHIGDDLGILAAVNPVHGVAFLWNGGLVGFIVLGAVFLTVTGAEALYADLGHFGRKPIQAAWFAVVFPALALNYVGQGALVLSHPEAISDPFFLMFPKWALLPIVILATAATIIASQAVITGAFSLVRQAIHLGFLPRFEICYTSETQTGQIYLPLVNSALLIGVLLLMFVFGSSESLATAYGVSVTGAMVVTTILAFEFVRHQWNWPVWTATAVLLPLFLLELTFLGANLFKIHDGGYVPILFAGVVMTLMWTWRKGVRILREKTARQDVPLDRFIAAAERKTEHAPIVVPGTAIFLTATPDMTPAVLLHNIKHNHVLHEHNVILTIKTAKVPYVPEKDRYTLTRLSDRFSKLELRFGFMDDQNVSRALAHCRKEGFKFEIMTTSFYLGRRKLVADPQSGMPKWQDKLFIAMADSAIDPTDYFHLPANRVVELGEQVIV, encoded by the coding sequence ATGACAGCGTCCATGGATCACGCGCCCGCGCAGGCGAACAACCTGCGTCAATTTCTGGTGCTCACCCTTGGATCGGTCGGCGTCGTCTACGGCGATATTGGGACGAGCCCGCTCTATGCCTTCCGCGAGGCACTCCGTCCCTTTGCCGCAGGAGGGGTCGAGCGCGGGGAGGTCATCGGCCTCATTTCGCTGATGCTCTGGACCCTCACGATCATCGTGACCTGCAAATACGTGCTGTTTCTGCTGCGGGCGGACAATGACGGTGAGGGTGGGATGCTGGCGCTGCTGGCCCTGCTGATGAAGAAGGCGCCCCGCCAGACGACGATCATGCTCATGGCTGGAATCCTCGGTGCCGCTCTCTTTATTGGTGATGCGATGATCACGCCGGCGCTTTCCGTCCTCTCCGCCGTGGAGGGCCTCAAGCTCGTCACGCCAGCGTTTCAGGATTACGTGCTGCCGATCTCTGTGGCGATCATAGTGCTGTTGTTTGCCATCCAGTCCCGCGGTACGGCAGCCGTGTCGAACCTGTTCGGACCGATCACCCTCCTCTGGTTTCTCGCCATGGGAGCGGCCGGGATTGCCCACATCGGCGATGATCTGGGGATTCTGGCGGCCGTCAACCCCGTTCATGGCGTTGCCTTTTTGTGGAATGGCGGTCTGGTCGGCTTCATCGTTCTCGGCGCCGTCTTCCTGACGGTGACCGGAGCCGAGGCGCTCTATGCCGATCTCGGACATTTCGGTCGAAAGCCAATCCAGGCGGCCTGGTTTGCAGTCGTGTTTCCGGCGCTGGCTTTGAATTATGTCGGACAGGGCGCCCTGGTGCTGTCGCATCCCGAGGCCATTTCCGATCCATTTTTCCTGATGTTCCCGAAATGGGCTCTGTTGCCGATCGTGATTTTGGCCACGGCAGCGACGATCATCGCCAGCCAGGCCGTGATCACCGGCGCGTTTTCACTCGTCCGACAAGCGATACACCTCGGCTTCCTGCCAAGATTCGAGATCTGCTACACCTCGGAAACGCAGACAGGACAGATCTACCTGCCCTTGGTCAACAGCGCGCTGCTGATCGGCGTGCTCCTCCTCATGTTCGTGTTCGGCAGTTCCGAGTCGCTTGCCACCGCCTATGGCGTGTCAGTCACTGGCGCAATGGTTGTCACGACCATCCTCGCCTTCGAATTCGTCCGCCATCAGTGGAACTGGCCCGTATGGACTGCAACCGCGGTCCTGCTTCCCCTGTTCCTGCTGGAGCTCACGTTTCTCGGCGCCAACCTCTTCAAGATCCATGACGGCGGCTACGTGCCCATCCTCTTTGCCGGGGTCGTGATGACGCTGATGTGGACCTGGCGAAAGGGTGTCAGGATCCTGCGTGAGAAGACCGCGCGCCAGGATGTTCCGCTCGACAGGTTCATTGCCGCGGCCGAGCGAAAGACCGAGCATGCTCCCATCGTGGTACCGGGAACGGCAATATTCCTGACCGCGACACCCGATATGACCCCGGCTGTTCTGCTGCACAACATCAAGCACAATCACGTATTGCACGAACACAACGTCATACTGACGATCAAGACCGCCAAGGTGCCCTACGTACCGGAGAAGGACCGCTACACGCTGACAAGACTCTCCGACCGGTTCAGCAAACTTGAGCTGCGCTTCGGCTTCATGGACGACCAGAACGTCTCGCGGGCGCTCGCACACTGTCGCAAGGAGGGCTTCAAGTTCGAGATCATGACCACGTCGTTCTATCTCGGCCGGCGCAAGCTTGTCGCAGACCCGCAGTCGGGCATGCCGAAATGGCAGGACAAGCTATTCATCGCGATGGCGGACTCGGCGATCGATCCAACCGACTATTTCCATCTTCCCGCAAACCGGGTCGTCGAGCTCGGCGAGCAAGTCATCGTCTGA
- a CDS encoding response regulator, which translates to MNAARILVVDDEPQIQRFLRPALGAAGYEVVEAMTGGEALKAAATSVPDVIILDLGLPDMDGKDVVANIRAWSNVPIIILSARDRESEKVAALDLGADDYIEKPFGIGELTARIRTALRHRIQMEGGQTSLAADGLTIDIVKRLVSRDGKALRLTPKEYDLLVMLARHAGRVVTHKALLTSVWGVAHGEDLHYLRVFIGQLRGKIERDPADPRIIRTEPGVGYRFIGDEDAAS; encoded by the coding sequence ATGAACGCTGCGCGCATTCTGGTGGTCGACGACGAACCACAAATTCAGCGGTTTCTTCGTCCTGCCCTCGGCGCTGCCGGATACGAAGTGGTCGAGGCGATGACCGGCGGCGAGGCGCTGAAGGCCGCCGCAACGAGCGTGCCCGATGTGATCATCCTTGATCTCGGTCTGCCGGACATGGACGGCAAGGACGTCGTCGCAAATATACGCGCCTGGTCGAATGTGCCGATCATCATTCTTTCGGCGCGTGACCGGGAAAGCGAAAAGGTTGCGGCACTCGATCTTGGTGCTGACGATTATATCGAGAAGCCTTTCGGCATCGGCGAGTTGACCGCACGCATCCGCACAGCGTTGCGGCATCGTATCCAGATGGAGGGCGGCCAGACGAGCCTTGCTGCAGACGGACTGACGATCGATATCGTCAAGCGGCTGGTGAGCCGCGATGGCAAAGCGCTACGGCTGACGCCGAAGGAATACGATCTGCTCGTCATGCTGGCGCGGCACGCCGGCCGCGTGGTGACCCACAAAGCGCTGCTCACCTCCGTCTGGGGTGTCGCGCACGGCGAAGACTTGCACTATCTCAGAGTCTTCATAGGTCAACTACGCGGCAAGATCGAACGCGATCCGGCCGACCCCAGGATCATCCGCACGGAGCCGGGCGTTGGATATCGCTTTATCGGCGACGAAGACGCAGCCAGTTAA
- a CDS encoding sensor histidine kinase: MPENDRELTSRPDPYALLALAEQGNRGKLTVFLGAAPGVGKTYAMLLRARRLKDEGADIVIGLVETHGRGETAALLEGLEVLPRREVVHGGRTFSEFDLDAALARRPRVIVVDEIAHTNIGEYRHPKRYQDIEELVDAGIDVWSALNIQHLESLSDVVAQIAGVPVRERIPDTVLKRADDVILVDLPPAELIERLKEGKVYLPDNAKRAVDRFFRLGNLTALRELALRRTAERVDDQMVDYLRQNAIEGPWPAGERLIVCIGPDRLSDKVVRTASRLASGLNADWIVVSIERADREMADSEAMRQLDETFRLAEQLGAETRRIIGSDFVEEILKVARREHATQIVIGTRRHRFPLRLVRRSLPDALAARASGIGIHLVTDKDEPVQKPKSPRIPTPSRNTARALAIAAAASAAATVIGLLIERLIVLQNISLLYLLAVLISATYAGYIAAIGAALLSVLAYNFFFIDPIGTFTVAEPHEVFALFIFLAAAIIAGGLASRVRDQAKAAKRRAAAMQALYDFSRKLSGTANAEDVLWAAVTQIQTTLRRNAVLLVPEDGDIALKAAWPPDTELGMTDMMAARWAFEKSEAAGDDTGTLPNISFQFRPLLSPHGVVGVCGFLQKNRPLDADEERALAPVLDQAAIAIDRARLSRESLDRAAQLEGDKFRAALLSSMSHDLRTPLATITGAVTSLLQFGDRMPADSQHDLLKSIEEESERLTRFVANLLDMTRIEAGTVNAKRDWVDVGDVVRSAVERARKYFPDRVFETSISADLPFIRGDSVLLGQVLFNLLDNANRFGGDEPVSIYARREGNELVLAVTDLGKGIPPGDLQRVFDKFFRKGKPDGRSLGTGLGLAIAKGFIEAMGGHVKAESPAVRRRGTRISMRLPAAEHQLPEKE; this comes from the coding sequence ATGCCCGAGAATGACCGCGAGCTGACGAGCCGCCCCGATCCTTATGCCCTGCTGGCGCTGGCGGAACAGGGCAACAGAGGGAAACTGACGGTATTCCTCGGCGCCGCACCCGGCGTCGGCAAGACTTATGCCATGCTCCTGCGGGCGCGGCGCCTGAAGGACGAGGGCGCCGATATCGTCATCGGCCTTGTGGAGACGCATGGCCGCGGCGAGACGGCTGCGCTCCTCGAAGGGCTGGAGGTGCTGCCGCGCCGCGAGGTCGTCCATGGCGGCCGCACTTTTTCCGAATTCGATCTCGACGCGGCGCTCGCCCGCCGTCCGCGCGTCATCGTCGTTGACGAGATCGCCCACACCAATATCGGCGAATACCGCCATCCAAAACGCTATCAGGATATCGAGGAGCTGGTCGACGCTGGCATCGATGTGTGGTCGGCCCTCAACATCCAGCACCTGGAAAGCCTGTCCGATGTCGTCGCCCAGATCGCCGGCGTCCCGGTGCGCGAGCGCATCCCCGATACGGTGCTGAAACGCGCCGACGATGTCATTCTGGTCGACCTGCCGCCGGCCGAGCTCATCGAGCGGCTGAAGGAGGGCAAGGTCTACCTGCCCGACAACGCCAAGCGCGCCGTGGACCGCTTCTTCCGGCTCGGCAACCTGACGGCGCTGCGCGAACTGGCGCTCAGGCGCACCGCCGAACGGGTCGACGACCAGATGGTCGACTACCTCCGGCAGAACGCCATCGAGGGCCCCTGGCCGGCCGGCGAAAGGCTTATCGTCTGCATCGGGCCGGACCGGCTGTCGGACAAGGTGGTGAGGACGGCAAGCCGCCTCGCTTCGGGCCTGAACGCCGACTGGATCGTGGTTTCCATCGAGCGGGCGGACCGTGAGATGGCAGACAGCGAGGCGATGCGGCAGCTCGATGAGACCTTCCGGCTCGCCGAGCAACTGGGTGCGGAGACGCGCCGCATCATAGGCAGCGATTTCGTCGAGGAAATTCTCAAAGTCGCCAGGCGGGAGCATGCGACGCAGATCGTCATCGGCACGCGGCGCCATCGGTTCCCGCTTCGACTTGTCCGGCGCTCTCTGCCGGATGCCTTGGCGGCGCGGGCGTCGGGGATAGGGATTCACCTCGTCACCGACAAGGATGAGCCGGTCCAAAAGCCAAAGAGCCCGCGTATTCCGACGCCTTCCAGGAATACAGCGCGCGCGCTCGCCATCGCCGCCGCCGCCTCCGCAGCGGCCACGGTGATCGGCTTGCTGATTGAGCGCTTAATTGTTCTGCAAAATATTTCGCTTCTGTACCTGCTGGCGGTGCTCATCTCGGCTACTTATGCCGGCTACATCGCGGCGATCGGGGCGGCGCTGCTGTCGGTGCTTGCTTACAATTTCTTCTTCATTGACCCCATCGGCACTTTCACCGTGGCCGAGCCGCACGAGGTCTTCGCCCTCTTCATCTTTCTCGCCGCCGCCATCATTGCCGGCGGGCTGGCATCTCGCGTGCGCGACCAGGCAAAAGCGGCCAAGCGGCGCGCGGCGGCAATGCAGGCGCTCTATGACTTCTCCCGAAAGCTCTCCGGTACCGCCAATGCGGAGGATGTGCTGTGGGCCGCAGTCACCCAGATACAGACTACGCTAAGGCGTAACGCCGTGCTTCTGGTGCCGGAAGATGGCGACATTGCCCTGAAGGCCGCCTGGCCGCCGGACACCGAACTCGGAATGACCGACATGATGGCTGCACGCTGGGCCTTCGAGAAAAGCGAGGCAGCCGGCGACGATACCGGAACACTGCCGAACATCTCGTTCCAGTTCCGGCCGCTTCTCAGTCCGCACGGTGTTGTCGGAGTATGCGGCTTCCTGCAAAAGAACCGGCCACTGGACGCCGATGAGGAGCGGGCGCTCGCACCGGTCCTCGACCAGGCGGCCATCGCGATCGATCGTGCGCGGCTTTCCCGCGAGAGCCTCGATCGGGCTGCGCAGCTCGAAGGGGACAAATTTCGCGCCGCACTGCTCTCCTCCATGTCGCACGATCTGAGAACGCCGCTGGCGACAATCACTGGCGCAGTGACGAGCCTCCTACAGTTCGGCGACCGAATGCCCGCCGACAGTCAGCACGATCTCTTGAAATCAATCGAAGAAGAAAGCGAGAGGCTGACGCGCTTCGTCGCCAACCTGCTTGACATGACGCGCATCGAGGCGGGAACTGTGAACGCCAAGCGTGACTGGGTCGATGTCGGCGATGTCGTTCGTTCGGCCGTGGAGCGGGCGCGAAAGTATTTCCCCGACCGCGTCTTTGAAACGAGCATCTCTGCCGATCTGCCGTTCATACGCGGCGATAGCGTGCTGCTCGGCCAGGTGCTCTTCAATCTGCTCGACAACGCGAACCGTTTCGGCGGCGATGAGCCGGTCAGCATCTACGCCCGACGCGAGGGCAACGAGCTCGTCCTTGCTGTGACCGACCTCGGCAAAGGCATTCCGCCGGGCGACCTCCAACGAGTGTTCGATAAGTTTTTCCGGAAGGGAAAACCGGACGGCCGTTCGCTTGGAACGGGGCTCGGGCTTGCGATAGCCAAGGGCTTCATCGAGGCGATGGGTGGGCACGTCAAGGCCGAAAGCCCTGCCGTCCGGCGGCGCGGCACGCGCATTTCCATGCGTTTGCCGGCGGCCGAGCATCAGCTACCGGAGAAGGAATAG